From the Candidatus Tanganyikabacteria bacterium genome, one window contains:
- a CDS encoding GNAT family N-acetyltransferase, with translation MLPQTWQIRAFQPGDEEQVVSLVKNVLLTYGFRWQPDGPDADVLDPDAYGRGGGTFLVLEATGQILGTIAARKVDAQRVELRRMYLHPAFWGEGWGSALLEALLAWAKEAGFERVELETDPRFDRSIGFYERKGFRRMGTLDGDWDGPLRYVQDLRE, from the coding sequence GTGCTACCTCAAACCTGGCAGATCCGGGCGTTCCAGCCTGGCGACGAGGAGCAGGTCGTCAGCCTGGTCAAGAACGTCCTGCTCACCTACGGCTTCCGCTGGCAACCGGACGGTCCCGACGCCGACGTCCTCGACCCGGACGCCTACGGGCGGGGGGGCGGCACGTTCCTGGTGCTGGAAGCCACGGGCCAGATCCTCGGCACGATCGCCGCCCGCAAGGTCGACGCGCAGCGCGTCGAGTTGCGGCGCATGTACCTCCACCCCGCCTTCTGGGGAGAAGGCTGGGGCTCGGCCCTGCTGGAGGCACTCCTGGCCTGGGCGAAGGAAGCGGGTTTCGAGCGCGTGGAACTGGAGACCGATCCGCGGTTCGACCGCAGCATCGGCTTCTACGAGCGCAAGGGGTTCCGCCGCATGGGCACCCTCGATGGCGACTGGGACGGGCCCCTGCGCTACGTCCAGGACCTACGCGAGTAG